Below is a genomic region from Henckelia pumila isolate YLH828 chromosome 3, ASM3356847v2, whole genome shotgun sequence.
TGCATTTGCTAGGGTTTAACCTGAGTCAATAGTGCTTCAGAGTCCGAAAGATTTGAGTCATGTcggtaatgaactggtcggcagTTCGGGTCTTGACCaggatatcatccacataaatctCGATGTTTTTTCCAATTTGCTGCTTGAATACTTTATCCATCAATCTTTGATATATAGCCCCGACATTTTATAACACAAACGGCATGACCACATAATAATAAGTTCTTGTGGAAGTAACAAAACTCACTTTGTCCTTGTgcatctttaatttttttaaactaaATATCCAAACATTCAACACAATaacatcaaatttaaaatgaattCATAATTATAGAAATAATAAGATATCACAAATTTTTTCTACTTATTATTATCAACAATTTTTTTACTTATTATTTTCCATGATTTTCTTATTTCTCAATAGAAACAAATTTGAGTGAGTTTTGGTTGAAGggtgaataaaatattttgttagtTTTTTATTGGCATTTTAATTTGAAGCCCCAAAAAAACCATTTTCGCCTGGGGGCGCCTAGGCTAGCCGACTAGCCCTTTTTCTATGCGATCAACCGCCTTTAGCGCCTAGGCGGTGGCCCGGTCTGATTTTTAAAACACTGGATATTTGTACAATTTTTAATgaaagttgtgaattttttttataataattgctATATATAGAATGTGCATGTGTGATATAAGtaagtataaatattattactattatatGAAATTTCGATATTGATACATAATATGTGTTTGATACATATACGATATCAGCTGGATTTttcaatatcaaaattttaaaaaattttaaatattaatatcaatatgattttttttttatattctgATACGATATACCAAAACTTATCCGTAACCGCAACTCACCTTAGTTTGGATGGGTTAAGGATCTATAATTGGGCCAGCCTATCCTCAATCCGCCAAACGATCGAAGTGAGCCCGCCCCACTGCGCTGTGATTCTGCCCGTCTCACATCTTTAGCTATATGTTGGGCTTGGGTTTCATTTATAATGATCGAAATTAGGGGTGTCAATTCGGGTGAGTCGgatgggttcgggtcgggttgaagaaaatatttttaaaaaatttcccaACCTGAACCCGACTCAACCCAAAAATGATCAACTCGAACTCGAACCCTGCTAACCCGACAAAGCCAATCAACCCGAACCAACCCGATTTTTtctactttttttatttttttgaaaaataattaaattaaatttaaaaaacacaataataataatatttaatttaaacacataatatcaaaatctaatcttatatataatttaaatttgaaaatctagttgtaaaaaatttaaattatacttattacaataaataaaaaattattttaaaatatcaaaattgtacaaaataaacattaaataacaaaaatctataatatctatacacaataaatttttttcaaacatacaacGCATAAAAATGTAGCaagtattttttaatttaatataaaaataataataaaaatttcggGTCACATCGGGTCAACCCGAATTCACCCGAATCCAATCCAACCCAAAacttgattaattttttttgggttaGCTTTCGGGTGAATTCGATTCGACCAAAACCCAAAAACATTCCAACCAAAGCCAAAATTTTTCGGGTCGGGTCAACTGCTTGGATTCAATTTTGACAACCGGATTGCAAGAACCCTAATTTCTCCGCCTTCGACTCCGTGTTGAATCCAGCTTCAAATTTTATCTTTGAGAGTTTGCGATCAAACTGGGAGATTGGAATTAATTAATAATGTTGGAATGAACCTGATTTCTCCACCAGCGAGTTAACAATTTCGTAGTCTCAAGAAGCTCCAGTATTCGATCAAGCCTGAGAATTTGCCGATTAATACTTGGAAATTGGAACCAGAGAATATGTGTTCAGACGAAAAACCTTTGGGGGGTTTCGATTGGGCGGAGCTTCCGGATGATCTGAAAGTTGAGATTTTGCGTCGGTTGCATAACAAGGCTCTTATGAGGCTCAAGTGCGTCTCAAAATCTTGGTACTTTTTTATTTCCTATGCTTGCGCTCCAATGATATCCCGTTCTGCCCCTTTTTTAGGCTTATTCTATACCCACAAAATCTGTAAATTTGGCCGGCTTTTTCTCGATTTTTTTCACACAGAAGAGTATTCGGGTGAGTTCCACCCCCGATATCGACCTGAATTGTCGGGAATCGTGAAATCGTATGGAGCATTTCTGCCTTTTGATCACACGCCAGCGGACATTCAATGTTACTGCAACGGGCTTTTTCTTTTGGCCCACGCAGGCTCAAATCCCACCCAGTATATTGTCTGCAATCCAACCACCTGTGAGTACATTGAACTTCCGGTCAATCCCCTTCACATATACGATCCCAGTGATGTTACCTCTTTGGCATTCGATCCCAGTGATTATCCGGTTTCCTTTAAGGTTCTTCGAAGGGCAGCCGATGTGTCACTCGTCCATCCTTTAAAGCTGGACGTTTTCACATTCGGCTCAGGGAATTGGACCACCCATGTTCTAGTTCTTGACCACATGCTTCTTGGGTTCAATTGGATCGATCATTCTGTTTATGTGAATGGGATTTTGTACGTGATATCTCTGGCCAAGTATCTACTAGGCATTAATCTCCATTTCACAAACAAAGCAAATATTACTTATCGGGCTATTGGGTTGCCTGATAAAGAAAAATTTGATGATTGTGGATCATTTGGGACATCcagagggtatgtggtttattCCAACAGTGACCAGTCTAAAATACTACTCTGGCGGTTAGAACACGGTGCTCACTGGATTCTCCAGCACAGAGTGAGCATCGATGAGATGGTGTCACAACTCCCACGCCGTAAGTTGATGCCCCTTCGACACAACAGGGGAGAGATCAAAGTTTACGGTTTTCATCCCAAGTCAGAAGTAATATTTGTAGGAACACCTCGCCTAGTACTCAACTATAATCCGAATACCAAGCAGGTTAAAACGTTCTTTCATTTAGTACCCGACCGGGAAATTGTTAATGGTCAATATAAAATGTACCCTTCCTCGTGCTGCCCGGTTATTCTGAATGGTGTTCTCTCTTCGTCCGGTAAGTTCTCCTAGCTTCTCTTTTACAGCATTGTGTGATTCATGTCATAATTTCTGTATACACGATTGAGGAGGTTTGCTTTTGTTGCAATAGTTTGAAGCCTACGAACTGTGAGGCATTTCTGGTAAACAGATGCTAGATATAAATAACATGTCATAACTTAGTTTGAAAGGACGTGTTgatatttttgtgtttgtacATGTAACGTAGACTTCCATTATTTGAAGAACTTCAGGGCCTTTTTAAACAAAACGATTATGTAAGGCAAAAGATGATTCTCAGTCTTCAAATTAAGTTCCTTTACCAAAGCTTTGGAAGCAAAGTCTCACTGTTGCTGCTGTCAACAATCCCAATTCCCATGGCACACTTTTCTTCAAATAGTCCTTCCCCCTATCCCCTCCAAATATGACAACGTTATAGATATCTTCACCAAGCACTTGCTCCTCAAGTCCTCATCACCAACATCTTCTTTTAGATAACTAACATACCTTCTATTTTGACAACTATTCGATAGATGACTTGGTTTGTTGCAACGATTTTCTGAGTGTTAGATTGTTCCTAAGGGTCAGTATTGACTAGTCTTGGTTACTGATTTTGACCTTGAGTATTAGGTCGGACACAGGCTGAAGTTCCAATTCAATTTGGCGTTGCATTTTGGGTTGAATGGGTGTTGTCACCATGATGCTATGTGAAATCTGTGTTCTGACATGGGGTTACTTGAAAACAAATTGAGGCTTATTATATAGTTTGATGAATATGCTCTGATTATACCCAGGCTTTAAATTAAAACTGAGGACATTTGTTTATTAGAAAGCAGACAATCAGATAGGTTAGAGCCTAAATATGCGAAAACATTTCATTATCCGGCTTGTTTTCACAAGTTTTTATGCTAAAACAAGTTGTCATTAAGTTATAAATGAAAACTTGGATCCACTGTCCCAACACTTGATGCAAGCATAATAGGTGCCTTGATGCTTGACAGTGAACATTAAGGTTGGGGTTTCATGGTTAAGGTGTTGCACCACATCTAAGGAATTGCTCTCTGACTTGTGTCGAGGTGCAAGGACTTGACCTCGCTATGACTTGAGGTTAGAGTTCAGAGACGTGGTGCCCAATTATTGAGAAAGCTGCATGCATTAGTACAAGGACATGTTGGTTTTTTCTTATTAAGATTTGATCCATGGGTCAGCATGATCCTGCAATTTGCTCGAAATTTTAAAATCCCACTTTGCTTCTGTATCAGAAAGAGTTTTTATCGTGTAGGTAACAAAACTCATTCATCTCGTTTCCGATTGTACAAGTTTCTATACAGGTATGTATGTGTGCCTGCAGCTATGACTTTTGTTTTACATTTCGACAGTTGATTGTATCTCATGGCATATTCTGTCTGCCTATGTTTTATCAGGTACCCACCACGATGAGAAGGGCATGAGAACGCGAAGGTGCTAGAAGATGTTTTGAATGACGATCAAACAAAGGAGAAAGGCCAGCAGTGTCGAGGATTAATTCATCAAGTTATTTAACTAATTTCTAGTATTGTTTCAAGTTTATTCACATGTAGTCATGATTATGTTTATCTTGAGGATTTTACAGAGTTGTGTATTTATTAGAAGTTTTAATGTATCATTAATCTAGCTCAAAGCTTGGTTGTAAACTTGGAAAATGaatgatttttaatttgattCAACATGTATTTAAAATTCTAATTCGAGCTTGGTTGTAAACTATGAACAATGAATTCCATTGATTAAAGGATTACCAAAGGTGCAAGCAGAAGTGCTAAGATGTTTTGAAATAGCTTCTGGAAGTATTTGCAGCGAAGTATAATGAGTTGAGAAAGGAGACCATGCAAACCATTAAAAATCGACAATCTcagaatataaataaataaaggtcTATGAGACCatgtaatattattattattaagttataattattaaaaaaaaaaaaaacttaagacACTTCAAGCAAAAGAAACAATAAGCTTAAGGAATATAAACATGCCACTCATTCACGAACAAAATAATACTTATTAATTTAGATTAAAAATCAGATCCTAAATAAATTAGCGTAAATATGAAATTGCATTATATAATAtaacttattattattaatactGTGTGAGTATGtccaattaaaaaaacaaaagaaaaataaaaacggCCCATTTAAATGACCTcacaacccatgaaaataaaaaCTCCAACCATGAATCCCATTAGAATTTGTACAAACATTCTGAAAATTTAGCGCGATCCCCAGAAAAATCAGCTGAGCCCATCCATCATGAGCGAAACCTCTTCTTCACCACCTTCGAACAGTGCTTCGTCTCCCTCCCACTCTCCTTCTTCAATGAACATGGAGGAAAGATGCAGCGCTTTAATCCATGGCTTAAACTCAATGTAAGTACGTATGTAGTGTGTGACCAGATTTTGTCCAAACTCGTTGTAAGGATTTAATCGCATTGTTCTGTTAGGAAATATGTAGTGACTcttactcggatcacctactaaacagaacttaggcatgcaattaacttaataaacaggatatcagaataaactgcggaaacattacaaATACTACAATCTCAagacaaggaatctgtaataatccaaatagattatacaaccaaatttgaaagctgtatcaacccaataacaatagaaataaaacctagacgaagctccagctgaccaaccactgcctagcctctcttggaaccaccgcctcgtccaatcgcaaatatgtcccatggaatagggtgtccagaaacacagagtacgagacgtgagcataaaatgctcagcacgacagtatgagtatacatgcatgcaaaatgaactccctataactcgaggtcaaatatcagataacagagacagaccaggccctagtatgtagcacgctgtgccgtcgctgcaggaggtggctcccataccaaaataccagtggatacgccggacccaaatcgatggaagtccatccactaacaggatagggtacaaccctactaatagacatctcgaaggagatagctcaatatgcaaatgtatgcagcataaatcaatgacatttaaatcatgcagtcacataatacatgcatactcagtcaggatatctcgaacagtactttcgtacctcaaatactaggcaagctctaacCGGCTCTAGTCCACGCCTACAGTCCGCActacacttccaaatgatactactatcattaaagtgctctaaaagccttaactaggctaatgtatactcctaaatatttttaggaagcaaaagctatacctccGTCCGTCGTTAGCTCTTTTTTTGTCGATcacctcaaaactaggccacagctccgctacgacgcctggattgctatgccacttccggattccctatgggacgcctagaattccctagatctgagttaaaaggctaaggaatcgagagagaagaggtgatttcGGTGTGAAAAAATGGCTctcggaacccctatttatagaccacgaacgTTGCGAACGATCTAGGAACGTTGCGAACGTTCTCCACCTGTCCTGCCACACTTCAATCCAATTTCATGCAAATCGAACATGTGTCCAAGTCAGGGAACGTTGCCAACGATCtaggaacgttgcgtccgttcctccgacgaacgttgcttccgttctgcctgatgtcccatcaagtgcgtaagcagtgacatttttctgatggcacgaacaTTGTTTCCGTTCCCTTGAACATTGTATCCGTTCTTCTTGaacctccggaccatttctgatcattctgggccTAACTCCGGACTCCGCTAATCCAatagaagtctccttaatcatgattaagtgGATTAATTAACCGTTAACAACTAATTCTGTGTACGGACTACTACATtgtcccccacttaagatatttcgtcctcaaaaacagatcttaagtactgaatgcaaagCAACAAAAGAAACATTTTTTATTCAAGTCAAatgtttacagagtttacaactgaaaaCAACTCGAagtaaaatcaaaataactcaggatgttctgcacgcatcctgtcctcaagctcccaagtagctttttcagtgcctcgacgctgccactgaattaaaaccaaagaaatgactttattccgtaagaccttatcttatgatccaggatacaaataggtttctcaacataggtcaaatccttattCACTTGAACATCAAAtcgctgaagaatatgagatggatctgccacataccgtcgcaacagagatacgtggaacacgttgtgaatacagGACAAATACGGTGGCAAggccaaacgataagccaaatcgccaacgctctccaaaatctcaaacagaccgataaatctgggagataacttgcccttaaggccaaatctgagaatcctgcggaaaggtgacactctcagaaatactttctccccaacatcgaactgcaaaggcctacgcttagtgttagcatagctggcctgacgatcctgtgcagtcttaatccatttcttgatctgatcatcaatatctactgcctgctggattaactccggtccctcagcctgtctctcccccacttcttcccagaagagtggagtacgacaacgtcgcccgtacaacgcctcaaaaggtgccatatcaatgctagtatgatagctgttgttatacgcgaactcaatcaaaggCTAATGATCTTGTcaagctgaaccaaagtccatagtgcatgctcgaagcatatcctccaaagtacggatagtgcgctctgactgaccatctgtctccggatgataggcagtactcaaactgagagtagtgcccatcgcacgctgaacactcccccagaacctgaaagtaaacctggggtctcgatcgctgactatgctcacaagcactccatgaagtcgaacgatctcctcgATAGCACTAGACATCGAATAGGTCTGAAGTGctgatagtcgcaccttgcgactcaaggcatcagcggtgagattagcagcttccggatggtacttaatctcgcaatcatagtccttaagcaaatccatccaacgtctctgtctcatgttcaactccgcctgagtgaacaaatacttgagactcttgtggtcggtgaagatctcaaatttctcgtcatacaaataatgacaccagatcttcaaagcaaaaacaatggctgccaactccaaatcatggactggatagttgttctcgtgaagctttagctgtctagaagcgtatgcgatcacatgcccattctgagtcaaaacacaacctaacccctgaagagaagcatcagttacaccacataccctccagatcctgacggtaatgccaacaccggcgcagaagtcaaacgccatcgaagctcacaaaaattctcctcgcactcagaggaccactcgaaatccacacccttgcgggtaagttgcgtcaatggtcgagctaactgagagaagttcagaatgaaacgatgataatatcctgctagacccagaaaactacggatctcagcaactgtcgtcggacgcgaccaattaagcatatCTTCAATCTTCCTCGAatcaacaaaaatcccctcactgtatatgatatggccaagaaagaccacgcGATACATCCAGAATTCGCACTTACTCAACTTGGTGTACAattgctcatcccgaagagtctgcagtaccactcgCAAGTAAGAAACATGTTCATCCGCATTACacgaatacaccagaatgtcgtcaatgaagaccacgacaaaattatccaagtactccctgaatacacggttcatcagatccataaatatagccggcgcatttgtcaatccaaatggcatcactagaaactcgtaatgcccatagcgagtacggaatgctgtcttggctacgtcctgatctcggactctcatctgatgataaccagatctcagctcaatcttagagtagactgAAGtatcctgcaactgatcgaacaaatcatcgatacgaggcaaatgatacttgttattcacagtaactcggttcaactgtcgatagtcaatgcaaagccgcatagacccatccttcttcttcacgaagagaacaagAGCTCCCCAatgagatacactaggacgaatgtaccccttgtccaaaagatcctgtaactgattcttcaactcttgcatctctgatggagcaagacgatacggtgctcgagaaataggcgaagtatcCGAAATCAgatctatgccaaactcgacttccctaacaggaggaaaaccaggaatctcatctggaaatacatctggaaattcattcacGACTGGAATGCTCTCTAACCCAACGCTTTCAGCGgataaatcaactgcatagataaggtagccttccccgccagactctaaagctcgaaaggctctcaaagctgataccaaaggcatcgggggtcgcgctccctcaccatagaaaaaccagctatcactcccctccggatgaaagcgtactaatctttgatagcagtccactgaagctcgataggtagtcaacatgtctatccccagaatgcaatcgaaatcatccatcgcaaggaccatgagattcgccaacagaatgttaccctcgaactctaaagggcaacccatcactagattcTTGGCCAAAGCAGACTGAACCGTCGGAGTAAAAACAAatactactacgtctagtgcaatgcaaggtaacttatgcctcttaacaaaacgtgcagaaatgaaagaatgagatgcaccagtatcaatgagtacaagagcaggtaatgttggaaaactggcgagttcccagaccaattacgattgatacccggtgcagcggaagtttaaaaattttctcatggaacgattccatggtgtgggtatcaaccatacaacgattgaattatgtgtgtgtaaaatttaaataactgttaattaaattttacctccaatctcgcaacgagattactggacaccaacagattttatctgctcttgttgtctctccctggaaccgatgaacgccttcaatcaggtccacgaacagaggtttaatccctctgatagattgcactagaaaatctatcagaagttttctgcgaagagaatatacgaatctgattcgttattccttactgcgattcaaaatcacagaccggaattttctcgggcagaggaacagggaggggacggccgatcggttttgagaggctagggttttcgaaatttg
It encodes:
- the LOC140890595 gene encoding F-box protein At3g26010-like — its product is MCSDEKPLGGFDWAELPDDLKVEILRRLHNKALMRLKCVSKSWYFFISYACAPMISRSAPFLGLFYTHKICKFGRLFLDFFHTEEYSGEFHPRYRPELSGIVKSYGAFLPFDHTPADIQCYCNGLFLLAHAGSNPTQYIVCNPTTCEYIELPVNPLHIYDPSDVTSLAFDPSDYPVSFKVLRRAADVSLVHPLKLDVFTFGSGNWTTHVLVLDHMLLGFNWIDHSVYVNGILYVISLAKYLLGINLHFTNKANITYRAIGLPDKEKFDDCGSFGTSRGYVVYSNSDQSKILLWRLEHGAHWILQHRVSIDEMVSQLPRRKLMPLRHNRGEIKVYGFHPKSEVIFVGTPRLVLNYNPNTKQVKTFFHLVPDREIVNGQYKMYPSSCCPVILNGVLSSSGNKTHSSRFRLYKFLYRYPPR